The Flaviramulus sp. BrNp1-15 genome has a window encoding:
- a CDS encoding tandem-95 repeat protein, producing the protein MKNNTQTRTNFIIVFIFTTFFLLTSSNIYSQDTDGDTYADVVDLDDDNDGILDADEGCPAIEIQWNHNDGGGQGQAITYGAGANTYFSGASNLSFGPGIFENPDYAFTYIFGGADQTTFAGAKTNGDYVEVSYTPNSNLFINQINFGYWTTNIGDIEFNMGNHKLAVEVSTNATDFSAADVLLVDMQVDNMQAPSSYVFIGNSINSYLLEANTTYYFRTYLYDEQNTDPQNRVRFDDYYFNFDADCDNDGDGLPNSLDTDSDGDGCPDAIEGAGTFTASDLDGDNSLGDVVDGNGVPSITSGGQATTAAVTNSGDASACPPDSDGDGVPDTSDVCPGFDDALDNDGDLVPDGCDLDNDNDGVLDCDEKNLLNSEFQDIFSINGTAVQIAPNEVRLTEALNNQSGQAFSFNTLSFNEDFNFSFEANLGTNDGGADGIAIVFHNDPSGFSVIGANGQGMGAGGIIDGIVLEIDTWDNGVGLNDIPNDHTSIWDSNDQAAGNLSSAVDFGNLEDGNWHLVNVTWNAGTQTISYTLNGILAGSYTGDLINNYFGGSSYVYLGFTASTGGAINNHSIRFSGFCDIPVFIDTDGDTFPNHLDTDSDGDGCPDAIEGAGTFTASDLDGDSSLGDSVDSNGIPVSASGGQATTAAVTNSGDASACPPDSDGDGVPDASDICNGSDDNADNDGDLVPDGCDLDDDNDGILDIDENSSCGTSGSISVTLFNEDFGQQPSGAVSTNLPGVGTGAVTTYTYYEAIEGTTPTGGGAGTSSPGASLQDGYYTIFDNPLEVAQWASGVWQPLGDHTDGVTATGGRMFMVNAGVAGEEFYRRTLTNVVTGAPINASLWAMNMDLQGGRNLPNFRIRFERTSDNSLLYEFDTEPIAIAASGDWANAWKFFENPTLFIPTTTDDIDIVLINLGETGAGNDLAIDDILVFQTFCDTDLDTIPDYFDADSDGDGCPDAVEAAGTFTASDLDGDNSLGDVVDGNGVPSITSGGQAITLAVTDNGDASACNPTAQDDTITGISEDSTNNTLDVLADNGNGLDDFGGDGPNVGTIGLVSATTTNGGTVTVNDGGTPDNPIDDTIDYTPASDFNGTDTFDYTITDSNGDVSTATVTVTVTPVNDAPVADDELSETTIEDTPVTINVLDGDTDAEGDVLTITEVDGTPIAEGETVAVTGGTVTLTGGELVVTPDADSTVDVSFDYTVDDGNGGTDTGSVLVDVTPVNDAPVADDELSETTNEDTPVTINVLDGDTDAEGDVLTITEVEGTPIAEGETVAVTGGTVTLTGGELVVTPDADSTVDVSFDYTVDDGNGGTDTGSVLVDVTPVNDAPVADDELTETTNEDTPVTIDVLDGDTDAEGDVLTITEVDGTPIAEGETVAVTGGTVTLTGGELVVTPDADSTVDVSFDYTVDDGNGGTDTGSVLVDVTPVNDAPVADDELSETTNEDTPVTINVLDGDTDAEGDVLTITEVEGTPIAEGETVAVTGGTVTLTGGELVVTPDADSTVDVSFDYTVDDGNGGTDTGSVLVDVTPVNDAPVADDELSETTNEDTPVTINVLDGDTDAEGDVLTITEVEGTPIAEGETVAVTGGTVTLTGGELVVTPDADSTVDVSFDYTVDDGNGGTDTGSVLVDVTPVNDAPVADDELSETTNEDTPVTINVLDGDIDAEGDILTITEVDGSPIAEGETVAVTGGTVTLTGGELVVTPDADSTVDVSFDYTVDDGNGGTDTGSVLVDVTPVNDAPVADDELSETTNEDTPVTINVLDGDIDAEGDVLTITEVDGSPIAEGETVAVTGGTVTLTGGELVVTPDADSTVDVSFDYTVDDGNGGTDTGSVLVDVTPVNDAPVADDELTETTNEDTPVTIDVLDGDTDAEGDVLTITEVDGTPIAEGETVAVTGGTVTLTGGELVVTPDADSTVDVSFDYTVDDGNGGTDTGSVLVDVTPVNDAPVADDELSETTNEDTPVTINVLDGDTDAEGDVLTITEVEGTPIAEGETVAVTGGTVTLTGGELVVTPDADSTVDVSFDYTVDDGNGGTDTGSVLVDVTPVNDAPVADDELSESTNEDTPVTIDVLDGDTDAEGDVLTITEVDGTPIAEGETVTVTGGTVTLTGGELVVTPDADSTVDVSFDYTVDDGNGGTDTGSVLVDVTPVNDAPVADDELSETTNEDTPVTIDVLDGDTDAEGDVLTITEVDGTPIAEGETVTVTGGTVTLTGGELVVTPDADSTVDVSFDYTVDDGNGGTDIGSVLVDVTPVNDAPVADDELSESTNEDTPVTIDVLDGDTDAEGDVLTITEINGSPIAEGETVTVTGGTVTLTGGELVVTPDADSTVDVSFDYTVDDGNGGTDTGSVLVDVTPVNDAPVADDELTEMTNEDTPVTINVLDGDIDAEGDVLTITEINGSPIAEGETVTVTGGTVTLTGGELVVTPDADSTVDVSFDYTVDDGNGGTDTGSVLVDVTPVNDAPVAIDDLASTDEDTPVLIDILSNDTDIDGTIDPTSVTAVTSPSNGTISIDPVTGEITYTPDAGFNGTDTFEYQVCDEDGACTTASVEVTVNDINDAPEAMDDVATTDPTVPVVIDILSNDSDIDGTIDPTSVTAVTSPSNGTISIDPVTGEITYTPNAGFSGTDTFEYQVCDDDGVCDTATVSVIVPATSLPPVANADTNTTLEDTTLLVDSSNGLLSNDTDPNPSDVLVVTEFTVMGVSYPAGTTVALAEGDLTINSDGSYEFVPATDFTGAVPQVTYTIEDGNGGSDTSTLDLTVTSVNDTPVAIDDVASTDEDTPVLIDILSNDTDIDGTIDPTSVTAVTSPSNGTISIDPVTGEITYTPNAGFNGTDSFEYQVCDEDGACTTASVEVTVNDINDAPEAMDDVATTDPTVPVVIDILSNDSDIDGTIDPTSVTAVTSPSNGTISIDPVTGEITYTPNAGFSGTDTFEYQVCDDDGVCDTATVSVIVPATSLPPVANADTNTTLEDTTLLVDSSNGLLSNDTDPNPSDVLVVTEFTVMGVSYPAGTTVALAEGDLTINSDGSYEFVPATDFTGAVPQVTYTIEDGNGGSDTSTLDLTVTSVNDTPVAIDDVASTDEDTPVLIDILSNDTDIDGTIDPTSVTAVTSPSNGTISIDPVTGEITYTPNAGFNGTDSFEYQVCDEDGACTTASVEVTVNDINDAPEAMDDVATTDPTVPVVIDILSNDSDIDGTIDPTSVTAVTSPSNGTISIDPVTGEITYTPNAGFSGTDTFEYQVCDDDDVCDTAVVTITVVDVVDITDTDGDGLTDLEETTGVDDPNTPAIPNGITDENDSCDPFRRDICAIEIEVTKTAQVFGTSVGDEIEYTIEVENTGDVVLTQLILEDIFTDANGNSITLTEEPSFISSTFGSEEGILLSGEIATYSASFRITQETINAGGVNNSVVATALTRFSELVSDTSDNGDDFDGNVKDDSTFVELGCLLVFNEFSPNGDGDNDVLIINCIENYPNNKLEIYNRWGNIVYEKKGYNNDWNGISNGRATVNVSEELPVGTYYYVLDFGDGSKPKVGWIYLNR; encoded by the coding sequence ATGAAAAATAATACCCAAACCAGAACTAATTTTATAATAGTTTTTATTTTCACTACATTTTTTCTACTAACAAGTTCTAATATTTACAGTCAAGATACAGATGGAGATACTTATGCAGATGTAGTTGACTTAGACGACGATAATGACGGTATTTTAGATGCTGATGAAGGATGTCCTGCAATAGAAATACAATGGAATCATAATGATGGTGGCGGTCAAGGACAAGCTATAACATATGGAGCTGGTGCAAATACTTATTTTAGTGGGGCATCAAACCTATCTTTCGGTCCAGGTATTTTTGAAAACCCAGACTATGCATTTACATATATATTTGGTGGAGCAGATCAAACTACGTTTGCTGGAGCAAAAACTAATGGAGATTATGTAGAAGTATCCTATACACCTAATTCAAATCTCTTTATTAACCAAATTAATTTTGGTTATTGGACAACCAATATAGGAGATATTGAATTTAATATGGGTAATCATAAATTGGCAGTTGAAGTATCAACAAACGCTACTGATTTTAGTGCTGCAGATGTTTTACTTGTAGATATGCAGGTAGACAATATGCAAGCACCTAGTAGTTATGTGTTTATCGGAAACTCCATTAATAGTTATTTATTAGAAGCTAATACTACTTACTACTTTAGAACTTATTTGTATGATGAACAAAATACCGATCCTCAAAACAGAGTTCGTTTTGATGATTATTATTTTAATTTTGATGCAGATTGTGATAATGATGGTGATGGTTTACCAAATTCATTAGATACAGATTCAGATGGAGATGGTTGTCCTGATGCTATTGAAGGAGCAGGCACATTTACAGCTTCAGATTTAGATGGAGATAATTCGCTTGGTGATGTTGTAGATGGTAATGGAGTTCCAAGTATAACAAGTGGTGGTCAAGCAACCACAGCTGCAGTAACAAATAGTGGAGATGCCTCCGCTTGTCCTCCAGACTCTGATGGAGATGGAGTTCCAGACACTTCAGATGTTTGCCCTGGATTTGATGATGCCCTAGATAATGATGGAGATTTAGTTCCTGATGGTTGTGATTTAGATAATGATAACGATGGGGTTTTAGATTGTGATGAGAAGAATTTATTGAATTCTGAATTTCAAGATATTTTTTCAATAAATGGAACAGCGGTACAAATTGCTCCAAATGAAGTTCGTTTAACTGAAGCACTTAATAATCAATCTGGTCAGGCATTCTCTTTTAACACTTTAAGTTTTAATGAAGATTTTAACTTTTCTTTTGAAGCTAATTTAGGCACAAATGATGGTGGAGCTGATGGTATTGCAATTGTGTTTCACAATGATCCTTCAGGGTTCTCTGTTATAGGTGCTAACGGACAAGGCATGGGAGCTGGAGGTATTATAGATGGAATTGTTTTAGAAATTGACACCTGGGACAATGGAGTTGGTTTAAACGACATACCTAATGATCATACATCCATTTGGGATTCTAACGATCAAGCTGCAGGAAATTTATCTTCTGCTGTAGATTTTGGAAACCTAGAAGATGGCAATTGGCATTTGGTAAATGTAACTTGGAATGCGGGTACACAAACAATAAGTTATACTCTTAACGGAATTTTAGCAGGAAGCTATACAGGAGATCTTATCAATAATTATTTTGGAGGAAGCAGTTATGTTTATTTAGGGTTTACTGCTTCAACAGGAGGTGCTATAAATAACCATAGCATTCGTTTCTCTGGTTTTTGTGATATTCCAGTTTTTATAGATACTGATGGAGACACATTTCCTAATCATTTAGATACAGATTCAGATGGAGATGGTTGTCCTGATGCTATTGAAGGAGCAGGCACATTTACAGCTTCAGATTTAGATGGAGATAGCTCACTTGGTGATTCAGTAGATAGCAATGGTATTCCAGTTAGTGCAAGTGGTGGTCAAGCAACCACAGCAGCAGTAACAAATAGTGGAGATGCCTCCGCTTGTCCTCCAGATTCAGATGGAGATGGCGTTCCAGATGCTTCCGATATTTGTAACGGATCTGATGATAATGCAGATAATGATGGAGATTTAGTACCAGATGGATGTGATCTTGATGATGACAATGATGGGATATTGGATATAGATGAAAATTCGTCTTGTGGTACATCAGGTTCAATTAGTGTTACACTTTTTAATGAAGACTTCGGGCAACAACCATCAGGAGCAGTTAGCACCAACTTACCGGGTGTAGGGACAGGAGCGGTTACAACATACACATATTATGAAGCAATCGAAGGAACAACACCAACAGGAGGGGGAGCAGGTACTTCATCTCCGGGAGCTTCTTTGCAAGATGGTTATTATACAATTTTTGATAATCCATTAGAGGTTGCACAATGGGCAAGTGGTGTATGGCAACCATTAGGAGATCATACTGATGGAGTAACAGCAACTGGGGGCAGAATGTTTATGGTAAATGCAGGCGTTGCAGGTGAAGAATTTTATAGACGAACACTTACAAATGTAGTAACCGGTGCTCCAATTAATGCTTCTTTGTGGGCAATGAATATGGATTTACAAGGCGGTAGAAATCTTCCTAATTTTAGAATTAGATTTGAAAGAACAAGTGATAATTCTTTATTGTATGAATTTGATACAGAGCCTATTGCTATAGCTGCATCTGGTGATTGGGCAAATGCTTGGAAGTTTTTCGAAAACCCAACACTTTTCATTCCAACTACAACCGATGATATAGATATTGTTTTAATAAACTTAGGAGAAACTGGAGCAGGAAATGATTTAGCAATTGATGATATTTTAGTTTTTCAAACTTTTTGTGATACAGATTTAGATACAATTCCAGATTATTTTGATGCAGATTCTGATGGTGATGGTTGTCCTGATGCAGTAGAAGCGGCAGGAACATTTACAGCCTCAGATTTAGATGGAGATAATTCGCTAGGTGATGTTGTAGATGGCAATGGAGTTCCAAGTATAACAAGTGGTGGTCAAGCAATAACATTAGCAGTAACAGACAATGGAGATGCTTCTGCATGTAATCCAACAGCACAAGATGATACGATTACTGGAATAAGCGAAGACTCTACAAACAATACACTTGATGTACTTGCAGACAATGGAAATGGATTAGATGATTTTGGTGGTGATGGGCCTAATGTTGGAACTATAGGCTTGGTAAGTGCTACGACAACCAATGGTGGAACAGTAACTGTTAATGATGGTGGTACGCCAGATAATCCAATAGATGATACGATAGATTATACACCTGCTTCAGATTTCAATGGTACTGATACTTTTGATTATACAATTACAGACTCAAATGGAGATGTTTCCACGGCTACGGTAACTGTAACAGTTACCCCAGTAAACGATGCCCCAGTCGCAGATGATGAATTATCAGAAACGACTATTGAAGACACCCCAGTAACAATAAATGTATTAGATGGCGATACCGATGCCGAAGGTGATGTATTAACAATCACCGAAGTAGACGGTACCCCAATCGCAGAAGGCGAGACGGTAGCAGTAACAGGTGGCACAGTCACCTTAACCGGCGGTGAGTTGGTAGTGACTCCAGATGCAGATAGTACGGTAGATGTAAGTTTTGATTACACGGTAGATGACGGTAATGGCGGCACAGACACAGGCTCAGTATTAGTAGACGTAACCCCAGTGAACGATGCCCCAGTAGCCGATGATGAATTATCAGAAACGACTAATGAAGACACCCCAGTAACAATAAATGTATTAGATGGCGATACCGATGCCGAAGGGGATGTATTAACGATCACCGAAGTAGAGGGTACCCCAATCGCAGAAGGCGAGACGGTAGCAGTAACTGGCGGCACAGTGACCTTAACCGGCGGTGAGTTGGTAGTGACTCCAGATGCAGATAGTACGGTAGATGTAAGTTTTGATTACACGGTAGATGACGGTAATGGCGGTACAGACACAGGTTCGGTATTAGTAGACGTAACCCCAGTGAACGATGCTCCAGTAGCCGATGATGAATTAACAGAAACGACCAATGAAGACACGCCAGTAACAATAGATGTATTGGATGGTGATACCGATGCAGAAGGCGATGTATTAACGATCACCGAAGTAGACGGTACCCCAATCGCAGAAGGCGAGACGGTAGCAGTAACAGGTGGCACAGTCACCTTAACCGGCGGTGAGTTGGTAGTGACTCCAGATGCAGATAGTACGGTAGATGTAAGTTTTGATTACACGGTAGATGACGGTAATGGCGGCACAGACACAGGCTCAGTATTAGTAGACGTAACCCCAGTGAACGATGCCCCAGTAGCCGATGATGAATTATCAGAAACGACTAATGAAGACACCCCAGTAACAATAAATGTATTAGATGGCGATACCGATGCCGAAGGGGATGTATTAACGATCACCGAAGTAGAGGGTACCCCAATCGCAGAAGGCGAGACGGTAGCAGTAACAGGCGGCACAGTGACCTTAACCGGCGGTGAGTTGGTAGTGACTCCAGATGCAGATAGTACGGTAGATGTAAGTTTTGATTACACGGTAGATGACGGTAATGGCGGCACAGACACAGGCTCAGTATTAGTAGACGTAACCCCAGTGAACGATGCCCCAGTAGCCGATGATGAATTATCAGAAACGACTAATGAAGACACCCCAGTAACAATAAATGTATTAGATGGCGATACCGATGCCGAAGGGGATGTATTAACGATCACCGAAGTAGAGGGTACCCCAATCGCAGAAGGCGAGACGGTAGCAGTAACTGGCGGCACAGTGACCTTAACCGGCGGTGAGTTGGTAGTGACTCCAGATGCAGATAGTACGGTAGATGTAAGTTTTGATTACACGGTAGATGACGGTAATGGCGGCACAGACACAGGCTCAGTATTAGTAGACGTAACCCCAGTGAACGATGCCCCAGTAGCCGATGATGAATTATCAGAAACGACCAATGAAGACACCCCAGTAACAATAAATGTATTAGATGGCGATATCGATGCCGAAGGGGATATATTAACGATCACTGAAGTAGACGGTAGCCCAATCGCAGAAGGCGAGACGGTAGCAGTAACTGGCGGCACAGTCACCTTAACCGGCGGTGAGTTGGTAGTGACTCCAGATGCAGACAGTACGGTAGATGTAAGTTTTGATTACACGGTAGATGACGGTAATGGCGGGACAGACACAGGTTCAGTATTAGTAGACGTAACCCCAGTGAACGATGCCCCAGTAGCCGATGATGAATTATCAGAAACGACTAATGAAGACACCCCAGTAACAATAAATGTATTAGATGGCGATATCGATGCCGAAGGGGATGTATTAACGATCACCGAAGTAGACGGTAGCCCAATCGCAGAAGGCGAGACGGTAGCAGTAACAGGCGGCACAGTGACCTTAACCGGCGGTGAGTTGGTAGTGACTCCAGATGCAGATAGTACGGTAGATGTAAGTTTTGATTACACGGTAGATGACGGTAATGGCGGCACAGACACAGGCTCAGTATTAGTAGACGTAACCCCAGTGAACGATGCTCCAGTAGCCGATGATGAATTAACAGAAACGACCAATGAAGACACGCCAGTAACAATAGATGTATTGGATGGTGATACCGATGCAGAAGGCGATGTATTAACGATCACCGAAGTAGACGGTACCCCAATCGCAGAAGGCGAGACGGTAGCAGTAACAGGTGGCACAGTCACCTTAACCGGCGGTGAGTTGGTAGTGACTCCAGATGCAGATAGTACGGTAGATGTAAGTTTTGATTACACGGTAGATGACGGTAATGGCGGCACAGACACAGGCTCAGTATTAGTAGACGTAACCCCAGTGAACGATGCCCCAGTAGCCGATGATGAATTATCAGAAACGACTAATGAAGACACCCCAGTAACAATAAATGTATTAGATGGCGATACCGATGCCGAAGGGGATGTATTAACGATCACCGAAGTAGAGGGTACCCCAATCGCAGAAGGCGAGACGGTAGCAGTAACAGGCGGCACAGTGACCTTAACCGGCGGTGAGTTGGTAGTGACTCCAGATGCAGATAGTACGGTAGATGTAAGTTTTGATTACACGGTAGATGACGGTAATGGCGGCACAGACACAGGCTCAGTATTAGTAGACGTAACCCCAGTGAACGATGCCCCAGTAGCCGATGATGAATTATCAGAGAGTACCAATGAAGACACGCCAGTAACAATAGATGTATTGGATGGCGATACCGATGCAGAAGGCGATGTATTAACGATCACTGAAGTAGACGGTACCCCAATCGCAGAAGGCGAGACGGTAACTGTCACTGGCGGCACAGTCACCTTAACCGGTGGCGAGTTGGTAGTGACTCCAGATGCAGACAGTACGGTAGATGTAAGTTTTGATTACACGGTAGATGACGGTAATGGCGGCACAGACACAGGTTCGGTATTAGTAGACGTAACCCCAGTGAACGATGCCCCAGTAGCCGATGATGAATTATCAGAAACGACCAATGAAGACACGCCAGTAACAATAGATGTATTGGATGGCGATACCGATGCAGAAGGCGATGTATTAACGATCACTGAAGTAGACGGTACCCCAATCGCAGAAGGCGAGACGGTAACTGTCACTGGCGGCACAGTCACCTTAACTGGCGGCGAGTTGGTAGTGACTCCAGATGCAGACAGTACGGTAGATGTGAGTTTTGATTACACGGTAGATGACGGTAATGGCGGTACAGACATAGGTTCAGTATTAGTAGACGTAACCCCAGTGAACGATGCCCCAGTAGCCGATGATGAATTATCAGAGAGTACCAATGAAGACACGCCAGTAACAATAGATGTATTGGATGGCGATACCGATGCTGAAGGCGATGTATTAACAATAACAGAAATAAACGGTAGCCCAATCGCAGAAGGCGAGACGGTAACTGTCACCGGCGGCACAGTCACCTTAACTGGTGGTGAATTGGTAGTGACTCCAGATGCAGATAGTACGGTAGATGTAAGTTTTGATTACACAGTAGATGACGGTAATGGCGGTACAGACACAGGTTCAGTATTAGTAGACGTAACCCCAGTGAACGATGCCCCAGTAGCCGATGATGAATTAACAGAAATGACCAATGAAGACACGCCAGTAACAATAAATGTATTGGATGGCGATATCGATGCTGAAGGCGATGTATTAACAATAACAGAAATAAACGGTAGCCCAATCGCAGAAGGCGAGACGGTAACTGTCACCGGCGGAACAGTCACCTTAACCGGTGGCGAGTTAGTAGTTACTCCAGATGCAGACAGTACGGTAGATGTAAGTTTTGATTACACGGTAGATGACGGTAATGGCGGCACAGACACAGGTTCGGTATTAGTAGACGTAACCCCAGTGAACGATGCCCCAGTAGCAATAGATGATTTAGCAAGTACTGATGAAGACACACCAGTATTGATAGATATCTTATCAAACGATACAGATATTGATGGAACAATAGATCCAACAAGTGTAACAGCAGTAACATCACCAAGTAATGGAACGATAAGTATCGATCCGGTAACGGGCGAGATAACCTATACACCGGATGCAGGGTTTAATGGAACAGATACATTTGAGTATCAAGTATGTGATGAAGACGGAGCTTGTACAACAGCAAGCGTAGAAGTTACAGTAAATGATATTAACGATGCCCCAGAAGCTATGGACGATGTTGCGACCACAGACCCAACAGTTCCAGTAGTAATAGATATCTTATCAAACGATTCAGATATTGATGGAACAATAGACCCAACAAGTGTAACAGCAGTAACATCACCAAGTAATGGAACGATAAGTATCGATCCAGTAACGGGCGAGATAACCTATACACCAAATGCAGGATTTAGTGGAACAGATACATTTGAGTATCAAGTATGTGATGATGATGGTGTTTGTGATACAGCAACAGTATCAGTTATTGTGCCAGCAACGTCATTACCACCAGTAGCTAATGCAGATACAAATACAACATTAGAAGATACAACATTGTTAGTAGATAGTTCAAATGGATTATTATCAAATGACACAGACCCAAACCCTTCAGATGTACTAGTAGTAACAGAATTCACAGTAATGGGTGTTAGTTATCCAGCAGGAACAACGGTTGCATTAGCAGAAGGAGATTTAACAATAAATTCAGATGGAAGCTATGAGTTTGTACCAGCGACTGATTTTACAGGAGCAGTACCACAAGTAACTTATACAATAGAAGATGGCAATGGTGGTTCAGATACAAGTACATTAGATCTTACTGTAACATCGGTAAACGATACACCAGTAGCAATAGATGATGTAGCAAGTACCGATGAAGACACACCAGTATTGATAGATATCTTATCAAACGATACAGATATTGATGGAACAATAGATCCAACAAGTGTAACAGCAGTAACATCACCAAGTAATGGAACGATAAGTATCGATCCGGTAACGGGCGAGATAACCTATACACCGAATGCAGGGTTTAATGGAACAGATAGTTTCGAGTATCAAGTATGTGATGAAGACGGAGCTTGTACAACAGCAAGCGTAGAAGTTACAGTAAATGATATTAACGATGCCCCAGAAGCTATGGACGATGTTGCGACCACAGACCCAACAGTTCCAGTAGTAATAGATATCTTATCAAACGATTCAGATATTGATGGAACAATAGACCCAACAAGTGTAACAGCAGTAACATCACCAAGTAATGGAACGATAAGTATCGATCCAGTAACGGGCGAGATAACCTATACACCAAATGCAGGATTTAGTGGAACAGATACATTTGAGTATCAAGTATGTGATGATGATGGTGTTTGTGATACAGCAACAGTATCAGTTATTGTGCCAGCAACGTCATTACCACCAGTAGCTAATGCAGATACAAATACAACATTAGAAGATACAACATTGTTAGTAGATAGTTCAAATGGATTATTATCAAATGACACAGACCCAAACCCTTCAGATGTACTAGTAGTAACAGAATTCACAGTAATGGGTGTTAGTTATCCAGCAGGAACAACGGTTGCATTAGCAGAAGGAGATTTAACAATAAATTCAGATGGAAGCTATGAGTTTGTACCAGCGACTGATTTTACAGGAGCAGTACCACAAGTAACTTATACAATAGAAGATGGCAATGGTGGTTCAGATACAAGTACATTAGATCTTACTGTAACATCGGTAAACGATACACCAGTAGCAATAGATGATGTAGCAAGTACCGATGAAGACACACCAGTATTGATAGATATCTTATCAAACGATACAGATATTGATGGAACAATAGATCCAACAAGTGTAACAGCAGTAACATCACCAAGTAATGGAACGATAAGTATCGATCCGGTAACGGGCGAGATAACCTATACACCGAATGCAGGGTTTAATGGAACAGATAGTTTCGAGTATCAAGTATGTGATGAAGACGGAGCTTGTACAACAGCAAGCGTAGAAGTTACAGTAAATGATATTAACGATGCCCCAGAAGCTATGGACGATGTTGCGACCACAGACCCAACAGTTCCAGTAGTAATAGATATCTTATCAAACGATTCAGATATTGATGGAACAATAGACCCAACAAGTGTAACAGCAGTAACATCACCAAGTAATGGAACGATAAGTATCGATCCAGTAACGGGCGAGATAACCTATACACCAAATGCAGGATTTAGTGGAACAGATACATTTGAGTATCAAGTATGTGATGATGATGATGTTTGTGATACAGCGGTTGTTACAATAACAGTAGTTGATGTTGTAGATATTACCGACACAGATGGTGATGGATTAACAGATTTAGAAGAAACTACAGGTGTTGATGATCCAAATACTCCAGCTATACCTAATGGAATAACTGATGAGAATGACTCTTGCGATCCATTTAGAAGAGACATTTGTGCCATTGAAATTGAAGTAACTAAAACAGCTCAAGTATTTGGAACATCTGTTGGTGATGAAATTGAATATACTATTGAAGTTGAAAACACCGGAGATGTTGTATTGACACAACTAATTTTAGAAGATATATTTACAGATGCAAATGGTAATTCTATAACACTAACAGAAGAGCCTAGTTTTATAAGTTCAACTTTTGGAAGTGAGGAAGGAATATTACTTTCAGGTGAAATTGCTACTTACAGTGCTAGTTTTAGAATCACACAAGAAACTATTAATGCTGGAGGTGTTAATAATAGTGTTGTAGCAACTGCTTTAACAAGATTTTCAGAATTAGTAAGTGATACAAGTGATAACGGAGATGACTTTGATGGAAATGTGAAAGATGATTCAACATTTGTAGAATTAGGTTGTTTACTTGTATTTAATGAGTTCTCTCCAAATGGAGATGGTGATAATGATGTTTTGATTATAAATTGTATTGAAAACTATCCTAATAATAAATTAGAAATATATAACCGTTGGGGTAATATAGTTTATGAGAAGAAAGGGTATAACAATGATTGGAATGGAATTTCAAACGGACGTGCAACTGTAAACGTTTCAGAAGAATTACCAGTAGGAACATATTATTATGTTCTAGATTTTGGAGATGGTTCTAAACCTAAAGTAGGATGGATTTATTTAAACAGATAA